One stretch of Chitinophaga pendula DNA includes these proteins:
- a CDS encoding TonB-dependent receptor: MRKVIPLLFFTMLLVNIAYAQKVITGVVRGEKGAPLPGATISLKGSTNHAVADDRGQFSLRTYAPFPISLAVTSIGFTTQEVEVTEQNQHVLEVTLVIDNRQLNEVSVTARRRNEKIQHVPIAISVVRGSVIEDAGAFNVNRVKELIPSVQLYSSNPRNTTLNIRGLGSTFGLTNDGIDPGVGFYLDGVYYARPAATTFDFVDVEQVEVLRGPQGTLFGKNTTAGALNITTRKPSFTPGASAEVSYGNYGYLQAKASVTGKLANKLAGKVAFSGTQRDGTLYNVVSQRHVNDLNNIGGRVQLLYTASDKVSLTLIGDASRQRPEGYAQVIAGVVKTQRPAYRQFDNIIADLKYELPSRNPFDRLIDHNTTWRSDNDQGGVSLNVDAKIGGGTLTATSAWRYWNWDPSNDRDFTGLPVLTLSQATSKHQQWSQEVRYAGNFSSRLSGVIGVFVIGQDLKTAPVHIEESGSAQWRFSQSTTSELWKTPGLLDGFGIRTSSRLKTFSGAVFGQLDWAITDKLHVLPGLRYNYDYKKIDFDRKTYGGLQTTDPALLALKSIVYTDQAFNTNTDNTNLSGQLTVSFRPSGAINTYATYSTNYKPVGLNLGGLPTANGKPMLELAVIKPEYVQHFEVGIKTSPSASSTLNLAVYNTDIKDFQTQVQTAELGVNRGYLANAEKVRVRGAELDGNIRFGNQLSLFGAVSYTDGKYKSFKNAPVPLEETGGASAFKDISGSRLPGISKWTASLGGEVSTGGRLLGQGGRFFLALDGFYRSEFSSSPSPSPYLNVDGYVLVNGRVGFRAAKGVSLFVWGRNLFNKNYFEQLLVAAGNAGQYAAVLGDPRTYGITLRYNFNPGN; this comes from the coding sequence ATGAGAAAAGTTATACCTCTATTGTTCTTTACGATGCTATTAGTAAACATCGCCTATGCACAGAAAGTGATCACGGGTGTTGTGAGAGGGGAGAAGGGGGCACCGTTACCGGGTGCTACTATTAGCCTTAAGGGTTCCACGAATCATGCTGTTGCTGATGACAGGGGCCAGTTTAGTTTACGTACTTATGCGCCGTTCCCGATTTCGCTGGCGGTTACTTCTATTGGTTTTACGACTCAGGAGGTGGAGGTGACGGAGCAGAACCAGCATGTGTTGGAGGTTACGTTGGTGATCGATAACCGTCAGTTGAACGAGGTATCTGTTACGGCGCGTCGCCGTAATGAGAAGATACAGCATGTGCCTATTGCCATTTCGGTTGTGCGGGGTAGTGTTATTGAGGATGCCGGTGCTTTTAACGTGAACCGGGTGAAGGAGTTGATACCTTCGGTGCAGTTGTATTCGTCGAATCCGCGGAATACGACGTTGAATATCCGTGGGTTGGGATCTACTTTTGGTCTTACTAATGACGGTATTGATCCTGGTGTGGGGTTTTACCTGGACGGGGTTTATTATGCCCGTCCGGCGGCTACGACATTTGACTTTGTGGATGTGGAGCAGGTGGAGGTATTGCGGGGGCCGCAGGGGACATTGTTTGGCAAGAATACGACGGCTGGGGCGTTGAACATTACTACGCGGAAGCCTTCATTTACGCCAGGCGCCAGTGCGGAGGTGAGTTATGGTAATTACGGGTATTTGCAGGCGAAGGCATCTGTTACCGGTAAGCTTGCTAATAAGCTGGCCGGTAAGGTAGCGTTTTCCGGGACGCAGCGTGACGGTACTTTGTATAATGTTGTTTCGCAGCGGCATGTGAATGATCTGAATAACATTGGCGGCCGTGTGCAGTTGTTGTATACGGCATCGGACAAGGTTAGTTTGACGTTGATAGGGGATGCTTCCAGGCAGCGTCCGGAGGGGTATGCGCAGGTGATAGCCGGGGTGGTAAAGACGCAACGTCCGGCCTACCGGCAATTTGACAATATCATTGCGGACCTTAAGTATGAGTTACCCAGTCGTAATCCATTTGACCGTTTGATCGATCATAATACGACCTGGCGTTCTGATAATGATCAGGGAGGGGTATCGTTGAATGTGGATGCGAAGATAGGCGGAGGTACTTTGACGGCTACATCAGCCTGGCGTTATTGGAACTGGGATCCATCTAATGACCGTGACTTTACGGGGTTGCCGGTATTGACTTTATCGCAGGCGACGTCCAAGCATCAGCAATGGTCGCAGGAGGTGCGGTATGCCGGTAATTTCTCTTCTCGGTTGAGTGGGGTGATCGGTGTATTTGTGATCGGGCAGGATCTTAAGACGGCGCCCGTGCATATTGAGGAATCGGGATCAGCGCAATGGCGTTTTTCGCAGAGTACGACCAGTGAGTTGTGGAAGACGCCCGGGTTGTTGGATGGGTTTGGTATCCGGACTTCATCGAGATTGAAGACGTTCAGCGGGGCGGTATTCGGGCAGCTGGACTGGGCTATCACGGATAAGTTGCATGTATTGCCTGGTTTACGATACAATTACGATTACAAGAAGATTGATTTTGACCGTAAGACATACGGGGGATTGCAGACTACGGACCCGGCGTTACTGGCGTTAAAGAGCATCGTATATACGGATCAGGCGTTCAATACCAATACGGATAATACGAACCTTTCCGGGCAGCTGACGGTTTCTTTCAGGCCCAGTGGCGCTATCAATACTTATGCTACTTATTCAACGAACTATAAGCCGGTGGGGCTCAACCTGGGAGGTCTTCCTACTGCCAACGGGAAGCCAATGCTGGAGTTGGCGGTGATCAAGCCGGAATATGTGCAGCATTTTGAGGTAGGTATTAAAACATCACCTTCTGCTTCTTCTACTTTGAACCTGGCTGTGTATAACACTGATATCAAGGATTTCCAGACGCAGGTACAGACTGCTGAACTAGGTGTGAACCGTGGGTACCTGGCCAATGCGGAGAAGGTGCGGGTGCGTGGTGCTGAGTTGGACGGTAATATCCGGTTTGGGAACCAGCTGTCGTTGTTTGGTGCGGTATCTTATACGGACGGTAAATATAAATCCTTTAAGAATGCGCCGGTGCCTTTGGAGGAAACGGGTGGAGCCAGTGCCTTCAAGGATATATCCGGTAGCAGACTGCCTGGTATATCCAAGTGGACGGCCTCGCTGGGAGGCGAGGTATCTACGGGAGGCCGGTTACTCGGACAAGGCGGTCGTTTCTTCCTGGCGCTGGATGGTTTTTACCGCTCTGAGTTTTCTTCCAGTCCGTCACCTTCTCCTTATCTGAATGTGGACGGTTATGTGTTGGTGAATGGAAGGGTCGGTTTCCGGGCGGCGAAAGGAGTGTCATTATTTGTATGGGGGCGTAACCTGTTTAACAAAAACTATTTTGAGCAGTTGTTGGTTGCTGCCGGGAATGCAGGGCAATATGCGGCGGTGTTGGGTGATCCCAGGACCTATGGTATAACGCTTCGTTATAATTTTAACCCAGGTAACTGA
- a CDS encoding SDR family oxidoreductase, translating to MNTLSNAKSVMDRRSAITGICASMAMVAIGPIAVGQNGRPAAAGDYAGPEDPAAKYPAPPFEEQSQPWPGLAGKMHPQPDHGEKSYKGSGRLKGRKALITGGDSGMGRAAAIAYAREGADVAINYYPTEEPDAREVIALIKAEGRKAVAIPGDLRNEQFCQQLVAQAVEELGGLDILVSNAARQQTKASLLDITTEEFDATMKTNIYAPFWIIKAALPHLRPGAVIIGTASEQAYDPSPDLYDYAQTKAATMNYVKSLAKQLAPKGIRVNGVAPGPIWTPLQVSGGATQQKLKGFGGNTPLGRPGQPVELASIYVQLAASDASYTTGHIYGAAGGGGQP from the coding sequence ATGAACACACTCAGTAATGCTAAAAGTGTCATGGACCGGCGATCTGCGATCACGGGGATCTGCGCCAGTATGGCCATGGTGGCGATCGGGCCGATTGCGGTCGGGCAGAATGGCCGTCCTGCTGCGGCAGGGGATTATGCGGGGCCGGAAGATCCTGCTGCTAAATATCCTGCGCCACCTTTTGAGGAGCAGTCGCAGCCTTGGCCGGGGTTGGCGGGTAAGATGCATCCTCAACCGGATCACGGGGAAAAGTCGTATAAGGGCAGTGGGCGTTTGAAAGGCAGGAAGGCGTTGATCACGGGAGGAGACTCCGGTATGGGGAGGGCGGCTGCGATTGCATATGCGCGCGAGGGAGCAGATGTGGCCATCAACTATTATCCTACGGAGGAGCCGGATGCGCGTGAGGTGATTGCGCTTATCAAAGCAGAAGGCCGGAAGGCGGTGGCAATACCCGGAGATTTGCGGAATGAGCAGTTCTGTCAGCAATTGGTGGCGCAGGCGGTGGAAGAGCTGGGAGGGTTGGATATTCTTGTCAGCAATGCGGCACGGCAGCAGACGAAGGCTTCCCTGTTGGATATCACTACCGAGGAGTTTGATGCGACGATGAAGACAAATATCTATGCGCCTTTTTGGATTATAAAAGCGGCGTTGCCGCATTTGCGGCCAGGTGCTGTTATAATAGGTACGGCATCTGAGCAGGCATATGATCCTTCTCCTGATCTGTATGATTATGCGCAGACCAAAGCTGCGACGATGAACTATGTGAAGTCGCTTGCCAAGCAGCTGGCTCCTAAGGGTATACGTGTAAATGGGGTGGCGCCGGGTCCGATCTGGACACCTTTGCAGGTGAGTGGGGGTGCTACCCAGCAGAAATTGAAAGGATTCGGCGGGAATACGCCATTGGGCCGGCCTGGGCAGCCGGTGGAGCTGGCTTCTATATATGTACAGCTGGCAGCTAGTGATGCCAGTTATACGACCGGTCATATTTATGGTGCTGCAGGTGGTGGTGGCCAACCATAA